A region from the Acidobacteriota bacterium genome encodes:
- a CDS encoding PIN domain-containing protein, whose amino-acid sequence MIRGLFTLAFTLATYFLRPFGLSGLNALLTGFLISVAIVTFEMAIRSSSLKSLIGAGLGALLGITGATLISLIIDNMTFLPANTATFLQILTLAAMTYVGMLAGVTKGDSLNLDIFGLVDRGQRRSPKVLDTSVIIDGRVADVLETGFIEGELLLPEFVLRELQMVADSSDSVKRNRGRRGLDILQKIQKKPGVKVKIVDHDYPSVREVDMKLIELAKETGAKIVTNDFNLNKVAQLRGVQVLNINELANALKPVVLPGETMRVFILKEGKEYNQGVAYLDDGTMVVVDNARRKIGKTIDIQVTSVLQTTAGKMIFGKHQSSGDGRQTPQRDDSRQQKVSNLQ is encoded by the coding sequence ATGATAAGAGGCCTGTTTACGCTGGCGTTCACGCTGGCCACCTATTTTCTACGGCCCTTTGGACTCAGCGGACTTAACGCCCTTCTGACGGGCTTTTTGATCTCCGTCGCCATCGTCACTTTCGAGATGGCGATCCGCTCAAGTTCGCTCAAGTCCTTGATCGGAGCGGGCCTGGGCGCGCTTCTGGGCATCACCGGCGCCACCCTGATCAGCCTCATCATCGACAACATGACTTTTCTCCCCGCCAACACGGCCACCTTTCTGCAGATTCTGACATTGGCCGCCATGACCTACGTCGGCATGCTGGCGGGCGTCACCAAGGGCGACTCGCTCAACCTCGACATCTTCGGACTGGTCGACCGCGGTCAGCGGCGATCGCCGAAAGTCCTCGACACCAGCGTGATCATCGACGGACGGGTGGCCGACGTGCTGGAGACCGGCTTCATCGAGGGAGAACTCTTGCTGCCCGAGTTCGTGCTCAGAGAGCTGCAAATGGTGGCTGACTCGTCCGATTCGGTTAAGCGCAACAGAGGACGGCGGGGCTTGGACATCCTGCAGAAGATCCAGAAGAAACCGGGAGTCAAGGTCAAGATCGTCGATCATGACTATCCCAGCGTCCGCGAAGTCGACATGAAGCTGATCGAACTGGCCAAGGAGACCGGCGCCAAGATCGTCACCAACGACTTCAACCTCAACAAGGTGGCCCAATTGCGGGGCGTGCAGGTGCTGAACATCAACGAATTGGCCAACGCCCTCAAGCCCGTGGTGCTGCCCGGCGAAACCATGCGGGTCTTCATCCTCAAGGAAGGCAAAGAGTACAACCAGGGCGTGGCCTACCTTGATGACGGCACCATGGTGGTGGTCGACAACGCACGCCGCAAGATCGGCAAGACCATCGACATTCAGGTCACCAGCGTGTTGCAGACCACGGCGGGCAAGATGATCTTCGGCAAGCACCAGTCATCGGGCGACGGCCGTCAGACCCCGCAGCGCGACGATTCCCGCCAGCAGAAGGTGAGCAACCTGCAATGA
- the radA gene encoding DNA repair protein RadA, with product MAKSLTVFVCQSCGTRSPKWLGRCPGCQEWNTLAEESSRSISGRAAASPAVAYPDIERDARWRIESGIGEFDRVLGGGIVPGSVVLLGGEPGVGKSTLVLQAAEQLSRRGLQTLYVAGEESAQQIKMRGDRLEIQGKHLYFIGQTALEAIFEEARRLRPNVLIVDSIQTVFSEKLDSIPGSISQVRECAAALLRFAKEQQVPTFLVGHITKDGALAGPKALEHIVDTVLYFEGEQQHNHRIVRAVKNRFGPANELGVFEMTGLGLREVENPSELFLTERAPHVPGSAVFAAMEGSRPVLVEVQALVSQSNYSTARREANGLDRNRLSLLLAMLERRVGMHLLGSDVFLNVAGGLVLNEPACDLAVAAAVISSFRNRPLEAKSAVFGELGLAGEVRAVSSAHVRVREAKAMGFSTVVLPASNVPLSEPVKGIALEGVRSILDFLEWTDS from the coding sequence ATGGCCAAGAGCCTCACGGTTTTCGTCTGTCAAAGCTGCGGCACCCGCAGCCCCAAGTGGTTGGGACGCTGCCCCGGCTGCCAGGAGTGGAATACTCTGGCCGAAGAGAGCAGCCGCTCTATTTCGGGCAGGGCGGCGGCTTCTCCCGCCGTCGCTTATCCCGACATCGAGAGGGACGCCAGGTGGCGGATCGAAAGCGGGATCGGGGAATTCGACCGGGTCTTGGGCGGAGGCATCGTGCCCGGCTCCGTGGTGCTGCTGGGAGGCGAGCCGGGAGTGGGCAAATCGACTCTGGTGCTGCAAGCGGCCGAGCAACTCTCCAGGCGCGGCCTGCAAACGCTCTATGTGGCGGGAGAAGAGTCGGCTCAGCAGATCAAGATGCGCGGCGACCGCCTGGAGATCCAGGGAAAACACTTGTACTTCATCGGCCAGACCGCATTAGAAGCCATCTTCGAGGAGGCACGCCGGCTGCGTCCCAACGTGCTCATCGTCGATTCCATTCAGACCGTGTTCAGCGAGAAGCTGGACTCGATTCCGGGCAGCATCTCTCAGGTGCGCGAGTGCGCGGCGGCGTTGCTGCGCTTCGCCAAGGAGCAGCAGGTGCCGACCTTCCTGGTAGGCCACATCACCAAGGACGGCGCTTTGGCCGGACCCAAGGCCTTGGAGCACATCGTCGACACGGTGCTTTATTTCGAGGGCGAGCAGCAGCACAATCACCGTATCGTCAGAGCCGTCAAGAACCGCTTCGGGCCCGCCAACGAACTGGGAGTCTTCGAAATGACGGGGCTGGGCCTGCGTGAAGTGGAGAATCCCTCAGAACTCTTCCTCACTGAACGGGCGCCTCACGTGCCCGGATCGGCGGTCTTCGCCGCCATGGAGGGTTCGCGCCCGGTGCTGGTCGAGGTGCAGGCGCTGGTCAGCCAGAGCAACTACAGCACGGCCCGGCGAGAGGCCAACGGATTGGACCGCAACCGCCTCTCCCTGCTGCTGGCCATGTTGGAAAGACGTGTCGGAATGCACCTCTTGGGTTCAGACGTCTTTCTCAACGTGGCCGGTGGACTGGTCTTAAACGAGCCGGCCTGCGACCTGGCGGTGGCGGCGGCCGTGATCTCGAGCTTCCGCAACCGGCCTTTAGAGGCTAAGAGTGCAGTCTTCGGGGAACTGGGCCTGGCCGGCGAAGTGCGCGCGGTGTCCTCGGCTCACGTCCGGGTCCGAGAGGCCAAAGCCATGGGATTCTCCACAGTAGTGTTACCGGCTTCCAATGTGCCCCTTTCGGAGCCCGTCAAGGGAATCGCCCTGGAGGGCGTCAGGTCCATTCTGGACTTCTTGGAATGGACTGATTCCTAA
- a CDS encoding CopG family transcriptional regulator, which produces MKTGAVTIRLDPGLEDMLDRVCRDTGRSRSEMVREALRRQLKLELLEEARRQLIPFAEAQGIYTDEDVFKLVS; this is translated from the coding sequence ATGAAGACTGGAGCCGTTACCATCCGCCTCGATCCGGGCCTTGAAGACATGCTTGATCGCGTCTGCCGTGACACCGGCCGCTCGCGGAGCGAGATGGTCCGTGAGGCGCTGCGCCGCCAGTTGAAGCTTGAACTCCTGGAGGAAGCCCGGCGGCAACTGATCCCCTTCGCTGAAGCTCAGGGTATCTACACCGACGAGGACGTCTTCAAACTGGTCTCGTGA
- a CDS encoding putative toxin-antitoxin system toxin component, PIN family, with amino-acid sequence MDSNVLVAAFVARGLCADLLRLVLSEYELVVPERVAQEVRRVLTEKLRASPEALSAVEAVFERCDIVPRGDAPSPIAVRDPDDERVLADAISAGAEVLVSGDQDLLCVAEASPIRILSPRAFMILARGGTL; translated from the coding sequence TTGGATTCCAACGTGCTGGTCGCTGCCTTCGTTGCTCGGGGCCTCTGCGCTGACCTGCTGAGACTTGTGCTTTCCGAATACGAGTTGGTTGTTCCTGAGAGGGTTGCGCAAGAGGTCCGCCGAGTCCTGACCGAGAAGCTAAGGGCGAGTCCAGAGGCGCTCTCCGCGGTTGAGGCCGTCTTTGAGCGGTGCGACATCGTTCCGCGGGGCGATGCGCCTTCTCCGATCGCGGTGCGGGATCCGGACGACGAAAGGGTCTTGGCCGATGCCATTTCGGCTGGTGCGGAGGTCCTCGTGAGCGGGGACCAGGATCTCTTGTGTGTAGCCGAAGCGTCGCCGATCCGCATCCTCTCGCCCAGGGCCTTTATGATCCTTGCCCGCGGCGGTACACTCTAG